Proteins encoded by one window of Cannabis sativa cultivar Pink pepper isolate KNU-18-1 chromosome 4, ASM2916894v1, whole genome shotgun sequence:
- the LOC115714271 gene encoding protein REVEILLE 7 isoform X1, with amino-acid sequence MIFRRDFFYVKQSEGMLSNNSVVAGNCITNGDAKYKSESPLKDLYESAPKVRKPYTITKQREKWTEEEHQKFLEALKLYGRGWRQIEEHVGTKTAVQIRSHAQKYFSKVVRGSSGSVEGCMKPVEIPPPRPKRKPMHPYPRKFVESFNGTSVLNQLERSPSPNFAATDKGIKSPTSVLSSHGSDAVGYDASDHQHNRSPSSTSCTTDMQSISLSPSDKENCYLMSNSSAEEKIPGNHLSSQSNVENVLSVKIEPGCKDTAHNNKEDKLSTSTSFKLFGRTVLLSDLEKESHCSTDDSEALKTDEGQKLDTNLSLGGFGFASNCSPLESSSPSNQTEQQKESSNIVKLNGDAQMLWWSMPQFPFHYQAAYNPSTGPTSTEMEEKEIKKERSCTDSNEGSSSGVETVGNRNIEAFNSFSQEPHRKASVEHCNSRKGFVPYKRCLAERDNHSTATSDRERRKVRVC; translated from the exons ATGATATTTAGaagagattttttttatgtg AAACAGAGTGAAGGCATGTTGTCAAACAACTCTGTCGTGGCTGGTAACTGCATTACCAATGGTGATGCAAAATATAAGTCAGAGAGCCCGTTGAAGGATCTGTATGAAAGTGCACCAAAG gttagaaaaccttacacaATTACCAAACAAAGAGAAAAGTGGACAGAGGAGGAGCATCAAAAGTTTCTTGAAGCCTTGAAACTTTATGGTCGAGGTTGGCGTCAAATTGAAG AACATGTTGGTACTAAAACTGCTGTTCAGATTCGAAGTCACGCTCAGAAGTATTTCTCTAAG GTTGTTCGTGGTTCAAGTGGGAGTGTTGAAGGGTGCATGAAACCGGTTGAGATTCCTCCACCAAGGCCAAAGAGGAAGCCTATGCATCCTTACCCTCGTAAATTTGTCGAGTCCTTCAATGGAACATCAGTTTTAAATCAACTAGAAAGGTCTCCATCCCCAAATTTTGCTGCAACAGATAAAGGAATAAAATCTCCTACTTCAGTTTTATCTAGTCATGGTTCAGATGCAGTCGGTTATGATGCTTCTGACCACCAGCATAACAGGTCCCCTTCGTCAACCTCATGTACAACTGATATGCAGTCAATCAGCCTAtctccttcagataaggaaaactGTTACTTGATGTCCAACTCATCTGCTGAAGAGAAGATACCAGGAAATCATTTATCTTCTCAATCAAATGTGGAGAATGTCTTATCTGTG AAAATTGAGCCAGGTTGTAAGGACACAGCACACAATAACAAAGAAGACAAACTATCAACTTCAACAAGTTTCAAGCTTTTTGGAAGGACGGTGTTGTTATCCGACCTTGAGAAGGAATCTCATTGTAGTACTGATGATTCTGAAGCACTGAAAACGGATGAAGGGCAGAAATTAGACACAAATTTGTCTCTCGGTGGATTTGGATTTGCTAGTAACTGTAGTCCATTGGAAAGTTCTTCTCCTAGCAACCAAACAGAACAACAGAAAGAAAGCTCCAATATTGTAAAACTAAATGGTGATGCTCAAATGCTCTGGTGGTCTATGCCCCAATTTCCCTTTCATTACCAAGCGGCATACAATCCAAGCACAGGTCCAACATCTACAGAAATGGAAGAGAAGGAAATTAAGAAGGAAAGATCTTGTACCGATTCAAATGAGGGTTCTTCCAGTGGAGTGGAAACAGTGGGAAACAGAAACATAGAAGCTTTTAATTCCTTTTCTCAAGAACCTCATCGTAAAGCGAGTGTTGAACACTGCAATTCTAGGAAGGGGTTTGTACCATACAAGAGATGCTTAGCAGAGAGAGACAACCACTCAACAGCTACCAGTGACAGGGAAAGACGGAAAGTTCGAGTTTGCTGA
- the LOC115714271 gene encoding protein REVEILLE 7 isoform X2, whose translation MVVEKQSEGMLSNNSVVAGNCITNGDAKYKSESPLKDLYESAPKVRKPYTITKQREKWTEEEHQKFLEALKLYGRGWRQIEEHVGTKTAVQIRSHAQKYFSKVVRGSSGSVEGCMKPVEIPPPRPKRKPMHPYPRKFVESFNGTSVLNQLERSPSPNFAATDKGIKSPTSVLSSHGSDAVGYDASDHQHNRSPSSTSCTTDMQSISLSPSDKENCYLMSNSSAEEKIPGNHLSSQSNVENVLSVKIEPGCKDTAHNNKEDKLSTSTSFKLFGRTVLLSDLEKESHCSTDDSEALKTDEGQKLDTNLSLGGFGFASNCSPLESSSPSNQTEQQKESSNIVKLNGDAQMLWWSMPQFPFHYQAAYNPSTGPTSTEMEEKEIKKERSCTDSNEGSSSGVETVGNRNIEAFNSFSQEPHRKASVEHCNSRKGFVPYKRCLAERDNHSTATSDRERRKVRVC comes from the exons ATGGTTGTCGAG AAACAGAGTGAAGGCATGTTGTCAAACAACTCTGTCGTGGCTGGTAACTGCATTACCAATGGTGATGCAAAATATAAGTCAGAGAGCCCGTTGAAGGATCTGTATGAAAGTGCACCAAAG gttagaaaaccttacacaATTACCAAACAAAGAGAAAAGTGGACAGAGGAGGAGCATCAAAAGTTTCTTGAAGCCTTGAAACTTTATGGTCGAGGTTGGCGTCAAATTGAAG AACATGTTGGTACTAAAACTGCTGTTCAGATTCGAAGTCACGCTCAGAAGTATTTCTCTAAG GTTGTTCGTGGTTCAAGTGGGAGTGTTGAAGGGTGCATGAAACCGGTTGAGATTCCTCCACCAAGGCCAAAGAGGAAGCCTATGCATCCTTACCCTCGTAAATTTGTCGAGTCCTTCAATGGAACATCAGTTTTAAATCAACTAGAAAGGTCTCCATCCCCAAATTTTGCTGCAACAGATAAAGGAATAAAATCTCCTACTTCAGTTTTATCTAGTCATGGTTCAGATGCAGTCGGTTATGATGCTTCTGACCACCAGCATAACAGGTCCCCTTCGTCAACCTCATGTACAACTGATATGCAGTCAATCAGCCTAtctccttcagataaggaaaactGTTACTTGATGTCCAACTCATCTGCTGAAGAGAAGATACCAGGAAATCATTTATCTTCTCAATCAAATGTGGAGAATGTCTTATCTGTG AAAATTGAGCCAGGTTGTAAGGACACAGCACACAATAACAAAGAAGACAAACTATCAACTTCAACAAGTTTCAAGCTTTTTGGAAGGACGGTGTTGTTATCCGACCTTGAGAAGGAATCTCATTGTAGTACTGATGATTCTGAAGCACTGAAAACGGATGAAGGGCAGAAATTAGACACAAATTTGTCTCTCGGTGGATTTGGATTTGCTAGTAACTGTAGTCCATTGGAAAGTTCTTCTCCTAGCAACCAAACAGAACAACAGAAAGAAAGCTCCAATATTGTAAAACTAAATGGTGATGCTCAAATGCTCTGGTGGTCTATGCCCCAATTTCCCTTTCATTACCAAGCGGCATACAATCCAAGCACAGGTCCAACATCTACAGAAATGGAAGAGAAGGAAATTAAGAAGGAAAGATCTTGTACCGATTCAAATGAGGGTTCTTCCAGTGGAGTGGAAACAGTGGGAAACAGAAACATAGAAGCTTTTAATTCCTTTTCTCAAGAACCTCATCGTAAAGCGAGTGTTGAACACTGCAATTCTAGGAAGGGGTTTGTACCATACAAGAGATGCTTAGCAGAGAGAGACAACCACTCAACAGCTACCAGTGACAGGGAAAGACGGAAAGTTCGAGTTTGCTGA